The Vicia villosa cultivar HV-30 ecotype Madison, WI linkage group LG1, Vvil1.0, whole genome shotgun sequence genome includes a region encoding these proteins:
- the LOC131613340 gene encoding uncharacterized protein LOC131613340 codes for MEYLQRKLHQMQLNSGFKHHSKCLKVQLTNLMFADDVLFFSRGDVNSVDLLLKEFHSFLNSTGMKVNKAKSKIYFGSASTDVKSEILKLSMFKEGSLPFRYLGVPLTSKKLSVSHYMVLIDKIVSRISHWSSKLLSYADRLMFIKSISFAMANYWMLCFPLPKSVIRKIDSICISFLWTGKDVVSRKSPVAWAKVCKPLKHGGLGIINLLIWNECTMLKLLWNICNKSDSFWVKWINSYYLKRHTIMELQSKPTHSWIMRAILNQRDCLQEHQTIWEDMNMRQKFKCSDFYKAFQDSPPVSWSQLLMFNPATPRAVFIFWLVCHGKIPTKSRLCRFGLLSDNKCGFCDNEETVSHLFFECDEMRSIWSSVQHWLNIHHSPKRWEEEIVWIQRQGKGKGWRAKLFRLAITETIYGAWLYRNGTCFGKAMHRDKVLEHILEKIVYRSWGYKDLKSHIVNYMAF; via the coding sequence ATGGAGTATCTTCAAAGAAAGCTTCATCAAATGCAGCTCAACTCAGGATTCAAGCATCACTCAAAGTGTTTAAAAGTCCAATTGACCAACCTTATGTTTGCTGATGATGTTCTATTTTTTTCTAGGGGTGATGTGAACTCTGTTGACTTGCTGCTCAAGGAATTTCATAGCTTCCTGAATTCAACTGGTATGAAGGTAAACAAGGCTAAAAGTAAGATCTACTTTGGCTCTGCTTCCACTGATGTGAAATCTGAGATTTTGAAACTCTCCATGTTCAAAGAAGGCTCCCTCCCCTTTAGATACCTAGGGGTGCCTCTTACCAGTAAAAAGCTGTCAGTCAGTCATTACATGGTTCTTATTGATAAGATTGTTTCTAGAATCAGTCACTGGTCCTCTAAACTCCTAAGCTATGCAGATAGGCTCATGTTTATCAAAAGCATTTCTTTTGCAATGGCTAACTATTGGATGCTTTGTTTCCCCCTTCCCAAATCTGTTATTAGGAAGATTGATTCTATATGCATATCTTTTCTTTGGACTGGCAAAGATGTAGTGTCCCGCAAAAGCCCAGTTGCTTGGGCTAAGGTTTGCAAACCACTAAAGCATGGTGGTCTTGGCATAATCAACTTGCTCATTTGGAATGAATGCACTATGCTGAAGCTATTGTGGAATATTTGCAACAAATCTGATAGTTTTTGGGTTAAGTGGATAAATTCCTATTATCTTAAGAGGCATACGATTATGGAGCTGCAGAGTAAGCCGACTCATTCTTGGATAATGCGTGCCATTTTGAATCAAAGAGACTGTCTTCAAGAACACCAAACCATCTGGGAAGACATGAACATGAGGCAGAAATTTAAGTGTAGTGATTTCTATAAAGCCTTTCAGGATTCTCCTCCGGTTTCATGGAGTCAGCTCCTTATGTTTAATCCTGCTACTCCCCGGGCTGTTTTTATCTTTTGGCTAGTGTGTCACGGGAAAATTCCTACTAAGAGCAGACTGTGTAGATTTGGGCTGCTTAGTGACAACAAATGTGGCTTTTGTGATAATGAGGAGACTGTGAGTCATCTTTTTTTCGAGTGTGATGAAATGAGGAGCATTTGGAGTTCAGTTCAACATTGGTTGAATATTCATCATTCTCCTAAAAGATGGGAAGAAGAGATTGTGTGGATTCAAAGGCAAGGAAAAGGTAAAGGATGGAGGGCCAAGCTCTTTAGACTTGCCATTACAGAAACAATTTATGGGGCCTGGTTATACAGAAATGGCACTTGTTTTGGCAAGGCCATGCACAGAGATAAAGTCTTGGAGCATATTCTGGAAAAAATAGTTTATAGAAGTTGGGGGTATAAAGATTTAAAAAGCCACATTGTGAATTATATGGCTTTTTAA